A DNA window from Pogona vitticeps strain Pit_001003342236 chromosome 2, PviZW2.1, whole genome shotgun sequence contains the following coding sequences:
- the CDK2 gene encoding cyclin-dependent kinase 2 isoform X2 → MENFQKVEKIGEGTYGVVYKAKNKVTGEVVALKKIRLDTETEGVPSTAIREISLLKELNHPNIVKLLDVIHTENKLYLVFEFLHQDLKKFMDSSSSISGVELPLIKSYLFQLLQGLAFCHSHRVLHRDLKPQNLLINAEGAIKLADFGLARAFGVPVRTYTHEVVTLWYRAPEILLGCKYYSTAVDIWSLGCIFAEMLTRRALFPGDSEIDQLFRIFRTLGTPDETVWPGVTSMPDYKSSFPKWARQDFSKVVPPLDEEGRKLLAQMLHYDPNKRISAKTALSHPFFRDVTKAVPHLRL, encoded by the exons ATGGAGAACTTCCAGAAGGTGGAGAAGATCGGGGAGGGCACCTACGGCGTGGTCTATAAAGCCAAGAACAAAGTCACCGGCGAGGTGGTGGCCCTGAAGAAGATCCGTCTGGACAC GGAGACAGAAGGTGTCCCGAGCACAGCCATCCGTGAGATCTCACTGTTGAAGGAACTGAACCACCCTAATATTGTCAA ACTACTGGATGTCATCCATACAGAAAACAAACTTTATTTGGTTTTTGAATTCCTCCATCAAGACCTCAAGAAATTCATGGATTCTTCATCTTCCATCAGTGGTGTAGAATTGCCACTGATCAAG AGCTACCTGTTCCAGTTACTGCAAGGCCTTGCCTTCTGCCACTCTCATCGAGTGCTCCACCGGGACCTTAAACCACAGAATCTCCTGATCAATGCTGAGGGAGCGATAAAACTGGCTGACTTTGGACTTGCTCGTGCATTTGGTGTTCCAGTGCGCACTTACACACATGAG GTGGTGACTCTCTGGTATCGTGCTCCAGAAATTCTCCTTGGCTGCAAATACTACTCAACAGCTGTAGACATATGGAGCCTGGGTTGCATCTTTGCAGAGATG TTAACTCGTAGAGCCCTCTTTCCTGGGGATTCAGAAATTGACCAGCTGTTCCGCATCTTTCGCACACTGGGCACACCAGATGAGACAGTGTGGCCAGGTGTCACCTCTATGCCAGACTACAAATCCAGCTTTCCCAAGTGGGCCCGGCAGGACTTCAGTAAAGTGGTGCCACCTCTGGATGAAGAAGGCAGGAAGCTTCTGGCA CAAATGCTCCATTATGATCccaacaaaaggatttcagcaaaGACTGCACTCAGCCACCCCTTCTTCCGGGATGTTACAAAAGCTGTGCCACATCTTCGTCTATGA
- the CDK2 gene encoding cyclin-dependent kinase 2 isoform X3, with amino-acid sequence MGRAGRREREGGLALLFSLGLVGKSSERKGFPGRPGELLARPAPPRVATAGAFRRGFWRPVVPRPSRLLRGRGWLRGLTTKPRIRPPTWLRTMLRETEGVPSTAIREISLLKELNHPNIVKLLDVIHTENKLYLVFEFLHQDLKKFMDSSSSISGVELPLIKSYLFQLLQGLAFCHSHRVLHRDLKPQNLLINAEGAIKLADFGLARAFGVPVRTYTHEVVTLWYRAPEILLGCKYYSTAVDIWSLGCIFAEMQMLHYDPNKRISAKTALSHPFFRDVTKAVPHLRL; translated from the exons ATGGGACGGGCCGGGAGgcgggaaagggagggagggctagCGCTGCTCTTCTCCCTTGGCCTGGTTGGAAAGTCTTCGGAAAGAAAGGGCTTTCCTGGCCGCCCGGGGGAACTTCTTGCACGGCCTGCTCCGCCCCGGGTGGCCACGGCGGGCGCTTTTCGCAGGGGCTTCTGGCGGCCGGTTGTCCCGAGGCCCAGCCGGCTGCTGAGGGGAAGGGGGTGGCTGCGGGGTTTGACGACGAAGCCCAGAATTCGCCCGCCGACGTGGCTACGGACTATGTTGAG GGAGACAGAAGGTGTCCCGAGCACAGCCATCCGTGAGATCTCACTGTTGAAGGAACTGAACCACCCTAATATTGTCAA ACTACTGGATGTCATCCATACAGAAAACAAACTTTATTTGGTTTTTGAATTCCTCCATCAAGACCTCAAGAAATTCATGGATTCTTCATCTTCCATCAGTGGTGTAGAATTGCCACTGATCAAG AGCTACCTGTTCCAGTTACTGCAAGGCCTTGCCTTCTGCCACTCTCATCGAGTGCTCCACCGGGACCTTAAACCACAGAATCTCCTGATCAATGCTGAGGGAGCGATAAAACTGGCTGACTTTGGACTTGCTCGTGCATTTGGTGTTCCAGTGCGCACTTACACACATGAG GTGGTGACTCTCTGGTATCGTGCTCCAGAAATTCTCCTTGGCTGCAAATACTACTCAACAGCTGTAGACATATGGAGCCTGGGTTGCATCTTTGCAGAGATG CAAATGCTCCATTATGATCccaacaaaaggatttcagcaaaGACTGCACTCAGCCACCCCTTCTTCCGGGATGTTACAAAAGCTGTGCCACATCTTCGTCTATGA
- the CDK2 gene encoding cyclin-dependent kinase 2 isoform X1: MGRAGRREREGGLALLFSLGLVGKSSERKGFPGRPGELLARPAPPRVATAGAFRRGFWRPVVPRPSRLLRGRGWLRGLTTKPRIRPPTWLRTMLRETEGVPSTAIREISLLKELNHPNIVKLLDVIHTENKLYLVFEFLHQDLKKFMDSSSSISGVELPLIKSYLFQLLQGLAFCHSHRVLHRDLKPQNLLINAEGAIKLADFGLARAFGVPVRTYTHEVVTLWYRAPEILLGCKYYSTAVDIWSLGCIFAEMLTRRALFPGDSEIDQLFRIFRTLGTPDETVWPGVTSMPDYKSSFPKWARQDFSKVVPPLDEEGRKLLAQMLHYDPNKRISAKTALSHPFFRDVTKAVPHLRL; this comes from the exons ATGGGACGGGCCGGGAGgcgggaaagggagggagggctagCGCTGCTCTTCTCCCTTGGCCTGGTTGGAAAGTCTTCGGAAAGAAAGGGCTTTCCTGGCCGCCCGGGGGAACTTCTTGCACGGCCTGCTCCGCCCCGGGTGGCCACGGCGGGCGCTTTTCGCAGGGGCTTCTGGCGGCCGGTTGTCCCGAGGCCCAGCCGGCTGCTGAGGGGAAGGGGGTGGCTGCGGGGTTTGACGACGAAGCCCAGAATTCGCCCGCCGACGTGGCTACGGACTATGTTGAG GGAGACAGAAGGTGTCCCGAGCACAGCCATCCGTGAGATCTCACTGTTGAAGGAACTGAACCACCCTAATATTGTCAA ACTACTGGATGTCATCCATACAGAAAACAAACTTTATTTGGTTTTTGAATTCCTCCATCAAGACCTCAAGAAATTCATGGATTCTTCATCTTCCATCAGTGGTGTAGAATTGCCACTGATCAAG AGCTACCTGTTCCAGTTACTGCAAGGCCTTGCCTTCTGCCACTCTCATCGAGTGCTCCACCGGGACCTTAAACCACAGAATCTCCTGATCAATGCTGAGGGAGCGATAAAACTGGCTGACTTTGGACTTGCTCGTGCATTTGGTGTTCCAGTGCGCACTTACACACATGAG GTGGTGACTCTCTGGTATCGTGCTCCAGAAATTCTCCTTGGCTGCAAATACTACTCAACAGCTGTAGACATATGGAGCCTGGGTTGCATCTTTGCAGAGATG TTAACTCGTAGAGCCCTCTTTCCTGGGGATTCAGAAATTGACCAGCTGTTCCGCATCTTTCGCACACTGGGCACACCAGATGAGACAGTGTGGCCAGGTGTCACCTCTATGCCAGACTACAAATCCAGCTTTCCCAAGTGGGCCCGGCAGGACTTCAGTAAAGTGGTGCCACCTCTGGATGAAGAAGGCAGGAAGCTTCTGGCA CAAATGCTCCATTATGATCccaacaaaaggatttcagcaaaGACTGCACTCAGCCACCCCTTCTTCCGGGATGTTACAAAAGCTGTGCCACATCTTCGTCTATGA